From the Halococcus hamelinensis 100A6 genome, one window contains:
- a CDS encoding DUF460 domain-containing protein, with protein sequence MSSRISALDAVVFGVDIQSGDVRGDAPSYAVVAFDGENFDRDVVSYRKLRRLIDREEPAIVATDNVYELAENKDALVRFLGSLPDETRLVQVTGDQQPEPLSRVANRHGVPYGKKPMKEAEAAARLAAANVGYEVAAFTDTTEVKVSRGRSTGSGGWSADRFTRRIHGSVKRRAREVAAALDDAGLDYEMDETEKYGGYSNAVFTVEARPSDIPVSRNRAGDTRTEIQRVRRDGIEFEPLAKRRDHVLVGIDPGTTTAVAIVGLDGGVLDVLSTRTADTARVIEWIIERGRPVVVAADVERMPSTVEKIRRSFSAAGWVPETDLPIDEKQHRTREEGYENDHERDALAAALFAFDDYESRFERIARKVPARVDVGTVIGRVVAGEESVEAVLTDLTEEDESDEDESEHEPRELTPEERRIKRLESRVERLDDHVASLNDTIEEKEATIAEYERELTDARREERREARERREVDRLERENERLETELDDQREETEAIEAKLDRLKELWRLDHSNFADVAEERQGLVPVKPVAKFTKSALREADERWELTTGDVCYLRDASGAGRSTAETLAEREPRIVLKEGGLSEVAREVLFEHDVPTAPADEVTIEELDDLAVARESEVEEAIEGWRERAEERRKEKNESMVDELISEHRAERGEGA encoded by the coding sequence GTGAGCAGTCGCATCAGCGCGCTCGATGCGGTGGTGTTCGGCGTCGACATCCAGAGCGGCGACGTCCGTGGCGACGCGCCCTCCTACGCCGTCGTCGCCTTCGACGGCGAGAACTTCGACCGCGACGTGGTCTCCTACCGGAAGCTCCGGCGGCTCATCGACCGCGAGGAGCCGGCCATCGTCGCCACCGACAACGTCTACGAACTCGCCGAGAACAAGGACGCCCTCGTCCGATTTCTGGGGAGCCTGCCCGACGAGACGCGGCTGGTCCAGGTCACCGGCGACCAGCAACCCGAACCCCTCTCGCGGGTGGCGAACCGCCACGGGGTTCCGTACGGGAAAAAGCCGATGAAGGAGGCCGAGGCCGCCGCCCGCCTCGCCGCCGCGAACGTCGGCTACGAGGTCGCCGCCTTCACCGACACCACCGAGGTGAAGGTCTCGCGCGGACGTTCGACCGGCAGCGGCGGCTGGTCCGCGGACCGGTTCACCCGCCGGATCCACGGCTCGGTGAAGCGACGCGCCCGCGAGGTCGCGGCCGCGCTCGACGACGCGGGGCTCGACTACGAGATGGACGAGACCGAGAAATACGGTGGCTACTCGAACGCGGTCTTCACCGTGGAAGCCCGGCCCTCGGACATCCCGGTCTCGCGGAACCGCGCGGGGGACACCCGAACCGAGATCCAGCGGGTGCGCCGCGACGGCATCGAGTTCGAGCCGCTCGCGAAGCGCCGCGACCACGTCCTGGTGGGGATCGACCCCGGGACGACGACCGCGGTCGCCATCGTGGGGCTCGACGGCGGCGTGCTCGACGTCCTCAGCACCCGGACCGCCGATACCGCCCGGGTGATCGAGTGGATCATCGAGCGCGGCCGGCCGGTGGTGGTGGCCGCCGACGTCGAGCGGATGCCCTCGACGGTGGAGAAGATCCGGCGGAGCTTCTCGGCGGCGGGCTGGGTCCCCGAGACCGACCTCCCGATCGACGAGAAACAACACCGCACGAGGGAGGAGGGCTACGAGAACGACCACGAGCGCGACGCGCTCGCCGCCGCGCTGTTCGCGTTCGACGACTACGAGAGCCGGTTCGAGCGCATCGCCCGGAAGGTCCCGGCGCGAGTCGACGTCGGCACCGTCATCGGGCGCGTCGTCGCGGGCGAGGAGTCCGTCGAGGCCGTCCTCACGGACCTCACGGAGGAGGACGAGTCCGACGAGGACGAATCCGAGCACGAACCCCGCGAGCTCACCCCCGAGGAACGCCGTATCAAACGGCTCGAATCGCGCGTCGAGCGCCTCGACGACCACGTCGCGTCGCTGAACGACACCATCGAGGAGAAGGAGGCGACCATCGCGGAGTACGAACGCGAACTCACCGACGCCCGGCGCGAGGAGCGCCGCGAGGCGCGCGAACGCCGCGAGGTCGACCGGCTCGAACGCGAGAACGAGCGGCTCGAAACCGAACTCGACGACCAGCGCGAGGAAACCGAGGCGATCGAGGCCAAACTCGACCGGCTCAAGGAGCTCTGGCGGCTCGACCACTCGAACTTCGCGGACGTCGCCGAGGAGCGACAGGGGCTCGTGCCCGTGAAACCCGTCGCGAAGTTCACGAAGAGCGCGCTCAGGGAGGCCGACGAGCGCTGGGAGCTCACGACCGGCGACGTCTGTTACCTCCGGGACGCGAGCGGCGCGGGTCGTTCGACCGCCGAGACGCTCGCCGAGCGCGAGCCACGCATCGTGCTGAAGGAGGGCGGACTCTCGGAGGTCGCCCGCGAGGTGCTGTTCGAGCACGATGTTCCCACTGCGCCCGCCGACGAGGTCACCATCGAGGAGCTCGACGACCTCGCGGTGGCCCGCGAGAGCGAGGTCGAGGAAGCCATCGAGGGCTGGCGCGAGCGCGCCGAGGAACGCCGAAAGGAGAAAAACGAGTCGATGGTGGACGAACTCATCAGCGAGCACCGCGCCGAACGTGGCGAGGGTGCCTGA
- a CDS encoding carbonic anhydrase: MPNATVSDLLARNRAHADGLPEEHFEHVLDGQEPPVVSLCCADSRVSQEGMWAVEEPGWLFTPSNIGNVAWDLADPDSVDGNLLYPVANTGTRTVVVVGHTGCGAVTAAYEAATDGSLPEEPGVRRRIEPLVPVVEEALSGPVVDGDGVVDRLVEYNVREQVAFLDNADEIPTDATVLGFVYDFHRSYGDQRGRTSLVAADGETEPEALRERVGSGNEWAVRSLLSASS, from the coding sequence ATGCCGAACGCGACCGTCTCCGACCTGCTGGCCCGCAACCGTGCCCACGCGGACGGGCTTCCGGAAGAGCACTTCGAGCACGTACTCGATGGCCAGGAGCCCCCAGTGGTCTCGCTCTGTTGTGCCGACTCACGGGTCTCCCAAGAGGGTATGTGGGCCGTCGAGGAACCCGGCTGGCTGTTCACGCCTTCGAACATCGGCAACGTCGCCTGGGACCTCGCCGACCCCGATTCCGTGGACGGGAACCTGCTCTACCCGGTCGCCAACACGGGGACGCGAACCGTCGTCGTAGTTGGACACACCGGCTGTGGAGCCGTCACCGCGGCCTACGAGGCGGCTACCGACGGCAGTCTCCCCGAAGAGCCGGGTGTCCGGCGACGGATCGAGCCGCTGGTTCCGGTCGTCGAGGAGGCGCTCTCGGGGCCGGTCGTCGACGGCGACGGCGTGGTCGACCGACTGGTCGAGTACAACGTCCGCGAACAGGTCGCGTTCCTCGATAACGCCGACGAGATCCCGACGGACGCGACGGTTCTCGGCTTCGTCTACGACTTCCACCGTTCCTACGGCGACCAGCGGGGACGAACCTCCCTCGTCGCCGCCGACGGCGAGACCGAGCCAGAGGCCCTTCGAGAGCGGGTCGGAAGTGGCAACGAGTGGGCGGTGCGGTCGCTCCTGTCGGCCTCGTCGTAA